GCTGCCACCGAAGTGGTGCAACCAGGCAGCCGCGTCACCTACCGAGAACTCTGGCGCGGCGACGGCCAGGCCCTGGCAGCCTATCGGCAAGCCGTGGAACCCGGCCTGCAACCCAACCAGCGCCTGGAGGACGCCCGCGTCGGCAATCGCCAGGTGGGCGGTGCCCTGGGCCGCGCCGAGCGCTATTTGAATCTGGCCAGCCTGGCCGCCGTACTGCTCGCGGGGGTTGCCGTGGCCCTGTCGGCCTCACGCTTCGCCAGCCGACGCTTCGATGCCAGCGCCCTGCTGCGCTGCCTGGGCCTGTCACGCCGTGAAGCCCTCGGCCTGTTCAGCCTGCAACTGGCCTTGCTGGGGCTGCTGGCCTGCCTGCTCGGCGCCCTGATCGGCTGGTTCGGCCAGTACGTGCTGTTTCACCTGCTGCGCGGCCTGGTGCCGGATGATCTGCCGCCTGCCGGTATCTGGCCGGCGCTGGCGGGCATGGCTACCGGTCTGGTGGCGCTGGCGGGCTTCGCCCTGCCGCCACTGGCCGCGCTGGGCCGGGTGCCACCGCTGCGCGTGCTGCGTCGCGACGTGCTGCCAGTACCGGCCAGTTCCTGGTTGATCTACGGCGCAGCTTTGCTGGCGCTGGGCCTGATCATGTGGCGCCTGAGTCTGGATCTGCGCCTGACCCTGGCGCTGCTCGGCGGTGGGCTAATCACCACGCTCCTGCTCGGTGGCTTGCTGCTCGCCGGCCTGCAGAGCCTGCGTCGCCTGCTGCAACGCTCCGCCCTGCCCTGGCGCCTGGGCCTGGGCCAGTTGCTACGCCACCCGCTGGCAGCAGCCGGGCAAGCCCTGGCCTTCGGCCTGATCCTGCTGGCCATGGCGCTGATCGCCCTGTTGCGTGGCGAGTTGCTCGACACCTGGCAGGAACAGTTGCCCGCCGATGCCCCCAATCATTTCGCCCTCAACGTGCTGCCAGCCGAGCGCGATGCCTTCGCCGCGCGCCTGGCCGAACTGTCGCCACACCCAGCGCCGCTGTACCCGGTGGTACCGGGCCGCCTGGTAGCGATCAACGACGAGCCGGTCAGGCAGATCGTCAGCAAGGACAGCCGTGGCGAGCGCGCCGTGCAGCGCGATCTGAGCCTGACCTGGGCCGAGCAGTTGCCGAGCAGCAACCGCATCAGCAGCGGCCAGTGGTGGTCGCCGGAAAGTCACAGTGAACTGCCAGGCGTATCGGTGGAAGCCGAACTGGCCGAAAGCCTGAAACTCAAGCTGGGTGACCGCCTGCGCTTCAACGTCGGCGGCATCGAGCGCGAAGCCCAGGTCAGCAGCCTGCGCGAGGTGGACTGGGACAGCTTCCAGCCCAACTTCTACATGATCTTCGAGCCGCAGACTTTGCAGGATCTGCCGACCACCTACCTCACCAGCTTCTACCTGCCGCCCGGCCATGATGCTGACCTGGTCGCCCTCAGCCGCGCTTTCCCCAGCGTCACCCTGCTGCAGGTCGAGGCCGTGCTGGGGCAACTGCGCAGCATCCTCGCCCAGGTCACCCTGGCCATCGAATACGTGCTGTTGTTCGTCCTGGCGGCCGGCGTCACCGTGTTGCTCGCGGGCCTGCAATCCACACTCGACGAGCGCATCCGCCAGGGTGCCCTGTTGCGTGCCCTGGGGGCCGAGCGGCGCCTGCTGATGCAGGCCCGAAGGGCCGAGTTCGGCCTGCTCGGCGCGGCGGCGGGACTGTTGGCGGCACTGGGCTGCGAGCTGGTGAGCCTGCTGCTGTACCGCTATGCCTTCGATATCGCCTGGCAACCACACCCCTGGTTATTGCTGCTGCCTGTGATCGGCGCCTTGCTGGTAGGCAGCGCCGGTGTACTGGGTACGCGCCGTGCGCTCAACGCCAGCCCGCTCAACGTGTTGCGCGAAGGTTAAGGCTAGCAGGCTGTTGAAAAACTACCTACGTTGCCATTGCTGCGTTAAAAACAGCCTCAAAATGCTCATTTACAACACGTAAACTGCGCTTTTTCGGCTGTTTTTGCCTTGCACTGACTGCCTCACCTACGTTTTTTCAACGGCCTGCTAGACAAGGGGTTTGCTAGACTGGCGCCCCCTTCAGCAGCCGAGTCGCCATGAGCCGTTATCGCCCCCCCCGCCCTGCCGGTACACCGCTGAT
The genomic region above belongs to Pseudomonas sp. GOM7 and contains:
- a CDS encoding ABC transporter permease codes for the protein MTRLSFARLLTLASRQLWREARSGELRVLFFALLVAVAASSAIGYFSARLNDAMLLRASEFLAADLRLSGSTPATEEQIEAGKRLGLQHSHLVEFSSVVAAGDGIQLASIKAADEAYPLRGELRSAAAPYQAQRPGQLPAPGEAWAEARLMVALGIAVGDEIEIGAKRLRLSRVLTYDPANAGDFYSLTPRVLINLADLAATEVVQPGSRVTYRELWRGDGQALAAYRQAVEPGLQPNQRLEDARVGNRQVGGALGRAERYLNLASLAAVLLAGVAVALSASRFASRRFDASALLRCLGLSRREALGLFSLQLALLGLLACLLGALIGWFGQYVLFHLLRGLVPDDLPPAGIWPALAGMATGLVALAGFALPPLAALGRVPPLRVLRRDVLPVPASSWLIYGAALLALGLIMWRLSLDLRLTLALLGGGLITTLLLGGLLLAGLQSLRRLLQRSALPWRLGLGQLLRHPLAAAGQALAFGLILLAMALIALLRGELLDTWQEQLPADAPNHFALNVLPAERDAFAARLAELSPHPAPLYPVVPGRLVAINDEPVRQIVSKDSRGERAVQRDLSLTWAEQLPSSNRISSGQWWSPESHSELPGVSVEAELAESLKLKLGDRLRFNVGGIEREAQVSSLREVDWDSFQPNFYMIFEPQTLQDLPTTYLTSFYLPPGHDADLVALSRAFPSVTLLQVEAVLGQLRSILAQVTLAIEYVLLFVLAAGVTVLLAGLQSTLDERIRQGALLRALGAERRLLMQARRAEFGLLGAAAGLLAALGCELVSLLLYRYAFDIAWQPHPWLLLLPVIGALLVGSAGVLGTRRALNASPLNVLREG